A single genomic interval of Corylus avellana chromosome ca10, CavTom2PMs-1.0 harbors:
- the LOC132164456 gene encoding UDP-glycosyltransferase 76E2-like yields the protein MEKEGRRRLRVVLVPAPFQGHINPMLQLGSILHSNGFSITVVHAQYNSPKPSSHPDFSFLSLPDTSTDRKMSRDDELVPFVSQLNAKCKARFRECLADQVMMSRQQGKTDDAIACIIYDEVMHFSEETAKDLNLPSIILRTGSASHFLTRSALVQLIKTEGHLPFLEFRSHDLVPELYPLRFKDLPHSIFKNLDKLLQIVSEASDNKTYSAIIHNTTACLENSSLAKIQQQCQVPIFSIGPMHKIASASSSSLWEEDNSCLAWLDKQSCNSVIYVSLGSLAFMDAKELVEMAWGLVNSQQPFLWVVRPGSVHGAEWIEILAKCFKENIDERGYIVKWVPQKKVLAHDAVGGFLSNCGWNSTLESICEGVPMICRPCFGDQGVNARYVSHIWKVGLELESELERGKIEKAVRRLLVDEEGKEMRKRAKNLKDIVELCTREGGSSNNSLKELIEMIMSF from the exons ATGGAAAAGGAAGGAAGGAGACGTCTACGTGTGGTGCTAGTACCGGCGCCGTTCCAAGGCCACATAAACCCAATGCTTCAGCTAGGTAGCATCCTCCACTCCAATGGCTTCTCCATAACTGTCGTTCACGCACAATACAACTCCCCCAAGCCTTCGAGCCACCCGGATTTCAGCTTTCTTTCCTTACCAGATACCTCAACTGACCGCAAAATGTCAAGGGATGACGAGTTGGTACCTTTTGTATCGCAGCTTAATGCCAAATGCAAAGCTCGTTTCCGAGAATGCTTGGCTGATCAAGTGATGATGAGTAGGCAACAGGGCAAGACGGACGACGCAATCGCCTGCATCATCTACGATGAAGTGATGCATTTTTCTGAAGAAACGGCAAAGGATTTGAATCTCCCAAGCATCATTTTACGCACTGGTAGTGCTTCCCATTTTCTTACTCGTAGTGCCCTTGTCCAACTGATCAAGACAGAAGGCCACCTTCCCTTCCTAG AATTTAGGTCACACGATCTGGTTCCAGAGCTTTATCCACTTAGGTTCAAGGATCTACCTCActccatttttaaaaacttagaTAAACTTTTGCAAATAGTGAGTGAAGCTTCTGACAATAAAACATATTCGGCCATCATTCATAATACAACTGCTTGCCTTGAAAATTCATCATTGGCAAAGATCCAACAACAATGTCAAGTTCCAATCTTCTCAATAGGCCCTATGCATAAGATTGCCTCGGCCTCCTCTAGTAGCCTATGGGAAGAGGATAATAGCTGCTTGGCATGGCTTGATAAGCAAAGTTGTAACTCAGTCATTTATGTAAGCTTGGGAAGCTTAGCATTCATGGATGCCAAAGAGCTTGTTGAGATGGCTTGGGGGCTAGTAAACAGCCAACAACCTTTCTTATGGGTGGTTCGACCAGGTTCAGTTCATGGTGCGGAATGGATTGAGATACTGGCCAAATGTTTCAAAGAAAACATTGACGAAAGAGGTTACATTGTGAAATGGGTAccccaaaaaaaagttttagcaCACGATGCAGTGGGAGGGTTTTTGAGCAACTGTGGATGGAATTCAACGTTAGAAAGTATTTGCGAAGGAGTTCCAATGATATGTAGACCATGTTTCGGGGACCAAGGAGTGAATGCAAGATATGTGAGTCATATATGGAAAGTGGGCCTGGAATTGGAAAGTGAGTTGGAAAGAGGTAAGATAGAGAAAGCTGTAAGAAGACTTTTAGTTGATGAAGAAGGGAAAGAGATGCGGAAGAGGGCCAAAAATTTGAAGGATATAGTCGAACTTTGCACTAGAGAAGGTGGTTCTTCCAATAACTCCTTGAAGGAACTAATAGAGATGATCATGTCGTTTTAA